The Cyclopterus lumpus isolate fCycLum1 chromosome 1, fCycLum1.pri, whole genome shotgun sequence sequence GCTCCCGGAAGCAGTTGGCGATGTACTGgatgttcttcaccacctgagGACGAGACACATAGACGAACCGCGAGCGAGCGCTTGAATACACTTTAGAAGTAGAGGGGTAATCGGATAAGTGGGTAAACGGAGATGCCGCGGTGGACGCACCTGTTTATGCTGGAGGCAGGGGCAGCAGCAGGGGCAGGCTGGGACTTGAAGTTTCTCCGTGGGGTAGAGGAGCTGCTCCTTCGTTTCCCCGTTCAGTGTCTGGACCAGCTCGGCCCTCCTGACGTGGTGGTAGCGCTGAGCGGGCTCTCGCCTCCCCTCGCCCCTCTCCAGCCTGGCGGCgttgctgctgttgtggttGTACTGGTGGCGGCTATTGTTGGCGTTGCCATTGGCCTGGCTTTTGTGATGCTTGCCGTGATGACGCGCGCCGTGGCCGTTGCTGTACTCGTGCGGTCTGCCGTCGCGGTGGTACTCGTGGAAATAGCCGTCGGCGTCGTTCGCGGGCTCCTCCGGGTACAGCGGGGTCTTCTCGCTCTCCGGCGTGGTGCAGTTCTCCCCCACCTCGTAGACGAAGAAGATTTTGGACATGTAGTCTATGATGAGCACCTTGGCCCAGTGGGGCACCGGCTTGGCCTCGGCGCCACAGAAATGAATGttcatgatgaagatggtgagagACGTGGAGGCTGTGATCATAGTCATGGTGGCTATGTAGTACTTCCCTAGAGGAGAGGACAACGGACAGGACAGATTCATGAAGGGAAAGACAACACATACCAGCAAACCTCATTTGTAGACTACGACGTTAAGCATTCACACACAACAATGATCAGGAAAGACATGCCATGGAAGTCTTTCGTCCCCGATCCCTCTTTTTACTTAGACACTCTATTTAACAGGTGGTTTTATGTCCAAGATGCATAAAGCAGTTtatatggaagcccatttctggCAGGAAACACTCATGATAAGTCAACATTACTACATGATAAGTTAAAAGTATGAGACATTAAGTCAAAATTGAGAATTCCGAAGTGAATCTTAATGTTGACTTGTTTTCATGATCCATACATTTTTATTCTTGTGTATCTTCTATCGTTCAATAACGAGACACAACTAGAATGCAGAGAGAATAACTCAAACCTATGTAGGGCATGCTCTCTGCAGGGGGCATGCTCTCGGCCACCAACAACTGGAACACGGTGAGCGCCAGCAGCACCGTCACCCCAAGGGAAACCTTCTCCCCTGAGTCGGCCGGCAGGTAGAAGCCCAGCGGGGCCAGGAAGGAGATGAGGAAGCAGGGCAGGAGCAGGTTGAAGATGTAGAACAAGGAGCGGCGCTTCAGGAGCAGGGTGTAGGTGATGTCGGTATAAGGGTCGGAGCAGCAGCCGTACATCATGACGTTTCTGACCGCCGGCATGCCGTGACACTCCCACTCCACGTTCACCACAAAGTCCGACAGGTCACCGCTGTCCATCCCCATAATGATGTCCACCTGTGCAGCAGACATGGGATCCAGGTGTATCAGCACATGTGCAAATGTGCTCATGTCATGTGGATGCAGAAACTAACAATCCCCTTACATACTGTATAGTTAGAAACCAAGTTGTTATTTCCTCTTTATTTATCTAACCATGTCGAAGTCAGAGGAACTGGAGCCAAGAACTGTCTACAGTGGACAAGAGGCTGGCACGCGGCATGTGACTTCACCATACCATATTAACAGtattaacagaaagaacaacattaaaaccaaCACATCAGAAGAAGATGCAAATCACacttgcttttgtttttcattccttaaaggtgcaatataggattcagagcattaatatagcagcaagcAACTATTTGCAAcataaagatatagtggagtaacgtctacctgagcagagaatgaagttgTAATCCTTCTCCTTTGTCGACGTAGCCGGGCTGTCATGATCTTTAGTTTATTTCccgttttattttaaagttccCTGCCTTTTGTGGTTTGACTTTCTGTCTTTGTGGTTTgttctttagctgctaaatgcccCACTATGTTAACCACCTAGTTGCTAACTGTGCCAAACAATGAGCTCCATAAAGCTCTGTAAAGCTGAGTGGAGCTGCAGATTTAGCTGATAATTCTCTCCATTTATCTCTAGCAGCATCCCACTTTTAGATCAAAGCGTATCAAGTTTACAGATAGCAGTGAAGTAGATTATGCTGTAAAAATGGATTGTTTATATGGATGATTTGGTATTTTGATTAGGTGTAAAAACTTGAAGCCATTGGAATACAATTAAAACTGACACTAttagaagaaaaatacaaatgttttagaAGCCTCATTTAAAGGGGACGAGTAACGAAAATAAAACAGTCTGATCTCATCCCCCATTCTATACCTACGAAAAGTGTTGCGCCGTAATGTGTAGATATTCCGCAAAATGATTTTGTATGTTATTTAAGTAATCTTGTGCACATAAAAGCACACGGGAAGGACGGGAGTTGCTGTGTTTGGTTGTTCCAACAACCAGCGATCTTTCAGCCAGCAGACCATAGTTTGTTCCTCAAAATAATCCTTGAAATAGAAATTGAAATAGACACGTGTTGCTTGTTTTCCACAGGGAAACCCCCGAAAAACAAGGTGTAACTTTTCCCAAGATATCATATGAGGATACGTTATCATATGAGGATATCTGTGGCCTCCGCACAGCTCTCAACAAGGCGACGGCCGCTAACAGCGCAAACTGGCAACAGTGCCAACAGAGCGAACACCGGAGGTTGAGCGCTACACTTCTGCAAAAGCGCTGTCAGTCGGGAGTGTCGTCTTAGCATATAGTTTTTTGCTGCTAGCAGGCGGAAGTAAAACTTCCTaaaacattctctctactgacctctactgatcTCCAGgaggcaactcctctggtttctaaaagaagtctgattgtctatgagaaaatgactcagtacacattgtaaacatgagtttatggtctcaatagtttcaagtattcttcaatacagcatgatgttcatttagtaaattatggtacatttagagtcaaatagagcAGAGtttgctttagggcgggcttactgtgattgacaggtcgctgccgatACCCGAGCCGTAAAcaacgtcactcctccacattccaaagATGGCCACTTCCACTCATTGGTTGCAAACAAAACCACATGGCGAcggccataatccaagatggcgacggcaaagTCGGCAAACTCGAAGCTTCATAACagccgtccacaaaccaatgggtgacctCACCATGACTATGTTCACTTCTTACATACAGTCTACTGCTGCTAGAGAGATCCTTTAAGCATTTACAGCCTCTTCAATAGTTTTTAACCCAGAATATTAACTGATTCGAACCAGACCGAAGGTGTGATCCCCGTCTCATTCACCCGTCATCCCCTGCTTAAACACACCTGGTTGCCGTTGTAGGTCCAGGAGCCGAAGGTGAGCTTGCACTCCTGCCAGTCGAAGGGGAAGTAGGAGACGTCCACCACACACGTGCTCTTTGTGATCGCTGGAGAGTCCCAGACGATCTCTCCGTTATAACGCAGCTTCACATTAGTGCTGGATCCACCCGCAGACTCCTCGTCTGCCCTACTCCGACAGACAGGAGAGGGcacacagtcagtcagttacacacacacacacacacacacacacactgctatacAGGTGCACTGGGAACTGTGTTACGGACTTGTTGTACAGGACGATGTCGGGCTTCCAAACCAGGTCGCTTGGGATGTTGATCATCTCAAGGTCATCGTAGTCCTCCTTGTCCCACTTCAGGTAGGCGTCATGCCAGACCTGCCTGATCCACAGGTACGTGGTCAGCACCTGGTTCCTTTCATCctgcacatacaaacacatttaaagagagagacaggtagcaATAAAGGTTATTCCTGAACAACTAAATCAAACAGACGGGATGGAGCCCCTTCTTGGACATCCATACCGTGCTATTCAGTGCTGGCCTGCCTCCGGTGGTCTCGAcaggaacagaagaagaagccacGCACTTCTGTAGCTCTTAACCATGAGCAAATTTAAGGCGCACGCCACCCATTTAGTCACTGTGAAAAACGTTGTCCTCTATTGCTCGGGGAAAAGCTTTGTCAAAGtctgactcaagtgacatcacatTAACAGATTTGTTACTGAAAGCTTGAGATATAAATTGGGGGCGTAATCTGGAAGGTACGGAgtcatttaaagtcaaacagaccataaagtatggagctaaatccatgccaatagttttgttcgtttgaaaaaaagttgaaaatataaaatatgctactgaaaaatgaaaaaatatattttattcgaaaaaaatatataactgaatctaaattatatttaaaccaacaacatTTTTCATACacttgttgaatttttcaatgttcaagaccaaaacttgaattttcaggttcaatatattttttcatttttcagtagcatattttatattttcaactttttttcaaacgaacaaaactattggcatggatttagctccatactttatggtctgtttgactttaaatgacTCCGTACCTTCCAGACTATGCTCCATGGATTTAGCGCCAtaataaagcagggtatgctttagggcggggctaccttgttattgacaggtctctatcaAGGCGTTGTCCGGTCTAAGATCTGTCTCGGTTTTCGTCTTAGAAGTTTAACCCTTTCACCCTTTGTTTTTTCAGTGCATGAAAGTTCATTGTAACATTGTGGTTCCctgaaaatgtcttattcatcATTCGGTTGGACTTCCACCCTCTTtgaaacggcagtccacaaaccaatgggtgaagAGACGACAACTACATCCACTTGTTACAGTCTCTATACCCTAAATCTGGTGGGTAGCGATACATACGAGTTTCCTCTCTACTCACCATATCTTTGATCTGTGACAGGGTGATCTGCAGGGACACATTGAGGACTTGGTCCGTGTCATCCACTGGCCTCAGCGCGTTGGAGTAGTTCTCCATCAGGTCAGCCAGCAGTTTGCGGGCATAATGTCCCTGAGCACCGTGGGACACTGAGGACAGCACAATGTAGACAAAAGTCAGAGTTGGCTTCACGACACTGGTCGGATATAAACATCACGCAGAACTGACCTTGCACCAAAAGGCTGATCCAAACCACCAGCGCTGCCTTCCTCATTTTCAACCTGTTACAAGCCTAGGGATGAATTATTCAGTGAAAACGGTTTGCTGAGGCGGCCCGGGTCCAGATCCGGAGCATCACTCTATTCTGATCTCGCTGCACCCCTGCAGATGCTGAGCGAGAACACGGAGAACTCTCAGAATCTTACAGTGCCGCCGGTCAGAAGCTCCGAAGGCTTCGCTGGTTGTTAGTCGCAGTTCGCCCTATAGTGATGCTGTCGGTCGGTGCTCTGGAACAGGACCTGGGgctatctctcacacacacacacacacacacacacacacacacacacacacacacacacacacacacacacacacacacacacacacacacacacaggtacattgCAGTATCAcatagcaaacacacactgggagaAATGTGATGCCTGCAGCACTATCTACTTGTGTACATGGCCACAACCAGgtgtactacacacacacacacacacacacacacacactgaaccttACTGCGTTTCACAGCCAATGACATGtgtcagtcacacacatacagagacactgTGCTCAGGTCATTCAATAGGAACACACGCAAATGTCATGACACGTGTCATACACGCCGTCATGGCCATAAACTTCACACAGATGCAGAATCAGGTGTCTTACACAAAAAGACAGATGAGGTGTGCACTGGTTGTAGATTAGTGATGAGAGTAGATTTCCTGCAGGCTGTCAAAGAGCTCACCAGAAGGCCAACTAATTGACCTTTGCAGCAGTTGTGCTTATACTTTTATTATCGACAACAATTACATTTCAATTGAGTGTTTTTATCCTTTATTAAGCTTCAATTTCCTGCATTAAACCTTTGTGTATggaatttattatttgttttattttaatctaaatatatgtatatatgtatacatatgtatacatctatacacatatatatgtgtgtgtgtgtgcaaaccaaaatattgtattatctTCCCTCCACATTTAGGTTGagagttttagtttttaattaatcaaaGGCGGCAAAAAGTCTCATTCAACTTTATTTTATAGCCGTTATGCAGCAATTCTCTTCTTCTAGGATGTCAAAATAACTTTAGAATATGCAGTATTTATATAGAATGTAGATTAAAAAGAATTATAGAATTATACAGTAAAATGTGTCTATAATCTGTAAAGAATctgaatatttctttaaaaagagaacCACCGGGGccaaatgttgtatttaatgcTTAGGAGGCAGTGGTACTAAAGATCTTATGAATCAAAGGTCATcctcaaaagtatttttttgtctttttcatttgaGTCAGTGCTTGACATTAAAGTATTTCAAAAGAGGCAGACGGGGTCCTCGTAGTCACAGTAAATCCATAAACATCAGTCAGAAATGTCACTGGCATCGCTCGACTGTTATTCTACAGAGTACTGCGCATGGGGATATGAttatgtgttaatgtgtcaCTGAGTTTCTGTGGTACTGAGCTCGCATGACAGGTGTTTCCtgtgtgcgctgtgtgtgtgtgtgtgtgtgtgtgtgtgtgtgtgtgtgtgtgtgtgtgtgtgtgtgtgtggaataatCAGCAACTGCTATAGTGGACAATGCTTGCCTGCAGTATAGAAGAAACAATGTGGTGTGGTAATGTTGACGTATTTGACGCAAAGTACCAGGCCGCACACAATTGAGCAGGTACTAACATCTTCTGAGTGGTGTGGAAATActctgttaaaaaataaaagaaaccgAAACACACTTCAAATACCAAAAGCGTTCAAAAAGCCCTCATTATGCACATCGGCTCCTTTCAGAAGAATTCAAACATGCATATTCCATTATTGGATTGTACTGTCGCATTAATGGCTGATCCTAATGATACTTCATACACTGCGGGGGTAGCTTGCATATTTATTcccagatataaaaaaaaaggttgcatcTCATCCTAATAATACACCGTAATGTATTCATTGATTGTCTTCTCCATAATTAATTAGTAAATATGGAGTAAAAGAATACAACattttcctctgaaatgtagtcagaaaatgaaaatactcaaagcactttaattacgctacttgagtaaatgtaaccTTCCACCAGTGCCACTGAGAACTGGCTGATGAGAATCAACTGATTTTACTTGTTGGTGgttgcgacacacacacacactgagttctccctgtacagtgtgtgtgtgtgtgtgtgtgagggggataAGGCATTGTGGTGgttgtgggagagagagagcgagagagatgtGGCCCCCAGCAGTCAGTCGAACACGTTAAACCCTCAAACTGTTTCTCTTTGTTACTTGATGCTCAAACATTAGCGACAGTATTGTGAAATAATCGCATTGCTGGATTATATTTAATCGACTCAACAAGAGAGCTGCTTTGTGAATGAATCTGTTCACGCTCGGGTGACACTCTGTTTAGCCTCATCAGCAGTTTGTGACAGACAATTTTGAGGTTTACTGGAGTAAAATAAGTGCTCATAAGTATCATAGGTTATCACCTCCAACGCTCAAATGGTTCTTCAGTATGCTGCAAGGTTATGTATTTAAACACAAGTGTAAGGGTGTGAGGcgttttacgtgtgtgtgtgtgtgtgtgtgtgtgtgtgtgtgtgtgtgtgctgggatgTGGTGAAGTGTTTCTTAGCGTATCCTTGAAAAGCCTGTACAGCACCTCTCATCCTCAGCGGCTATGAACACCACATGAGACAGAGACATGTAGAGAAAGAGCGGtagacaaatgtgtgtgttgttctcatTTGGCTGAACTTTTGCACTGAGCTGATTGTATTTATTGAGTAAACTTTTCCtttattttggatgttttgcCACTCCTCAGTGAAGCATTTATGAACGCTGCTTTACAGACGCTCAGCACACAGTATGTCTGACAGCAGAAGAAATAGCCTTTAATCTGATacatgtagtaaaaaaaaaatcaaatcacaaTTACAGTcattcattgtaaaaaaaacaaaattacaaataaaatgataaattGTTAATGAGCAACCAACACAATGTGTAGTTGGCAAATGCCAGTTTAATATCCCGTGCtttatatgtttacatttttcactTATTGAAAATATGGCTGGTGTGTTTCTAGAGAACggctcacacaaacagacacgtTGAGTTACGGCTACTCtgggcacaaacacacagtacgGGCAGACTTACATTAGTTAAGGTAGGCTCATTAAAGGGCCTCAAGCAGCTATAGGTTTATTATGATGTTTGGATATGAAAACAATTTCATTATGTTACTATTTTAACTCATTCTTCCAGTTATTTAGAACCCCCAAAGCACTTAAACATTATGCAGCTCAGCCGTACAGCTACTTACAGCTACTTACACTGCACGACATTTACATGACAGAGAAATGTTATTGGTTACGTTGCACATTTAGATGTGACTGTCCgaatattataaattattattcatGAAACTATCCAGCGTCATGTAAGAATGAACAGACCGTAAGTCAATTCTGTTGATAACGCCTCTATTTAACTTTTAAATACAGGACTATTTCACTACTTCTAGTTAATAAAGTTTagggtaaataaaaaaaaatcttccaccactgcaAATACTAACATATAGAAAAGTAAAACAAGGCAGCGTTTGCCTGGGGCCCCTCAAATCACCCAATGCGCCCCTGACATAACACACCCAGGTCGGGGTTACTCACGGTTAGAAACATCGGCGTAACACACGTAGCACAAGTTATTTCCAAACAGGTCGAATATTAGTCGCTCGCTTTGACTAAACCTTATAAAGTTATGAGTTAAAGATGGAGCGAGTCCAAAGTGCACCGACAGAACACTCAAATATGTGaagaacacacagacattaCCGGCCTTATAGCTCGATTAGATATACATGTAGTAGAAGTATGTACATCAGACACAAAGTATGATACTCAATGAAATCGGGTTATTTTTCATATTGAACGTGCACCTTTCAATAAGTGCTCACTTATTGAAAGGTGCACGTCAACGCAGCCATAGCGGAGGAAAATGACTAGACATGTGTCAAACACTCGGAGATGATTTCTCAGTCttttatttgctgtttttatAAATTAAACAATACTGTCTCAATGTGTTGCACAATTCATGGTCAACGCTTGCAAGAAACATAGGCAGCATGTCATGTCTTAATAACTTTCTCATATTCTCTAAAAGGAGGTATAcagctaaataaaaacaaatacaattcaaCAAAAGTAAtccacagttttttttaaatatctgatAATGTTGTCatgtcactttatttttattatagtttttattaagtCTTTGGATCCTGCACTAATTGaaaaatgatataaaataaaCGTAGCAATGATCACATATATACCAATacaattgttttattaatgtttaaagACTATGTGTTGACTGTCATACattagtcaaataaaaaaaatgtaatgtctgagtcaacatttcaaacaataaaaatatgtatcttCCAAATagatttgacattttataaatgtgtatatgtacattttataaatgtatatatataaatgtatatatacacacatacatacatatatatatttttaatatatatttatatttgtatacatgaatatatatatatatatatatgtttatatcaaATGCATCTCTTGAAACGTATAGAGCGCTTTCACCTACTGAGGGTTTATTTCCTGGTCTGGTCTTATGAAACATTATCCTCTTTGTAGCAATAATCTCAATAATATGTTATATGTGGAGCTCCATGCACCACACTGGGCTTATAAATCATTGCTGACAACATGCACTCACCATTATTTacttttgtcatattcattacatttcatgagAATATCAACAAATCTGTAAAAAGCTTATGCAACTGCAAAACCCAGTCGTGTCATTTTATCTGTGGTAGTAGAGGAACTTATTCATTACACGCTGCGATTCAAAACTTAATTTGCTGATCCAACCGTAAACTGAGATATTAGGATGCTTCCCTCTTTGAGTGATGACGTGTACCTTCAATATTAAAGCTTTAAGTGCGTTATTCTTCACATCGAAAGTTCTTCATGATGAATTTCTGGAAGATGTTTTAAAATCCAAGCGTGTGACGTGCTGTGGTTCACTTCACAGACGGATCAGAATAATCAAACTTATTTTCTACGTCTCTTTCTGGAAAGTACAACTAGaaattctccttttttaaatatgtaagaAGAATACAGGCTTGTCAAAAGTCATTCCAAGAAGGCTTGGGTTCCCGCCAagtcaaggtcaaaggtcagaagaCCTTGCACTGGTTGATGCCGAACCTTCGTCGCCTGGCCCGTTTCCTGACCTGGTTCACGGCCGTCCGCACCGCGTACTCAAACACCTGTTGCACGCCGCGGTTACCCAAGGACGAGCACTCCAGGTAGCCTTTGGCGTGGACCTCATGAGCCAGGTGCCTCCCCTCTGCCGCCGAGATGCAGCTGCCCCGGTGCGCCCCCGCCTCCCGCAGGTCCGTCTTCGTGGCCACGATCAGCACCGGCACCTTGGGCAGGTACTCCCGGACCTCGGCGATCCACTTGTTGTGGACGCTCGCCAGCGAGTTAGGGTTGGCCACGGAGTAGCAGACGAGGACGACGTCGGCCTGCTGGTAGGACCTCGGGCGGATCTGTCGGAAGTTGTCGTTGCCCGCCGTGTCCCACAGCCCCAGGCTGATCTGAACCCCGTCCATGTACACCTCCACCCCCGTGTTCTCGAACACCGTGGGCTTGTAGGTGTCCGGGTAGGTCTCTGAGGTGAAGCGGACCAGTAGCGCCGTCTTGCCCACGGCGCTATCCCCGACTAGGACGCACTTCACCGACATCTCCTCTACGTCATTCATGTCCGCCTCCGACAGTCTCGCGCCTCTAGGTGTCTGAGGTCTCAGGGGTCTCAGGGGTCTCAGGGTTCGTCTCTCTCTGGAGCTTCAGAGGCTCGGGGATCACCAGGTAGTCAACGGTGGCCGATCACTCCTCTGCGTGTGCTGTGCTCCCGTGTTCAGGTAGTAACTCCTATCCCTGGAGATCTCAGCGGTGACCTGACCTCCGacttctctctttccccagAGTCCTCAAACGTCTCCGATACGGAGTAGGCCTCGCGTTAACGTCTTCGGTCTCCAGGCCCCCTCGTCTCGTCTCGCTGATTCCTGTCCTCCGGCCGCCATTCTGTCCAAACACGTCGGCCCTCTCAGAGTTGAGGAGGGGAATCTACTGAGGAAGAGAGGACATGTCACCGACATGAAGTCCGGTACGCAGCTCAACGTTGCTAGCCAGCGCAGCCCGGCTCTTAATACGCTCTGCGCGATTAACAGTCAACCGCTAGAGTACTGCGCATGGCAGATTActtagatttgttttcttttgtgacaGACGTCTTGTCCGTGTCTTATATTTAgtgcaaaaaggaaaacataacaACGTGCCGATTAAATACGGAAGCAAGGAttctgtgtgtttgggtgtgacCCAGCATTCACAGCTTGATCCAGAAGACTCAAACAGGGGTTTGTTTACAATAAATCTGTGTTTGCTGAATTATCAAGCTCATACACATAgtaggttatatatatatatatatatatatatatatatatatatatatatcctgccTGTCACTAATTCTTCTTATGTGTCTCCCTCATAACCAGCCCGCCATAAATGAACATCTCATAAAGGAAGGTCTCCGTGGGCTGGTTGTATAATATAGTGA is a genomic window containing:
- the chrna9a gene encoding neuronal acetylcholine receptor subunit alpha-9-I, producing the protein MRKAALVVWISLLVQVSHGAQGHYARKLLADLMENYSNALRPVDDTDQVLNVSLQITLSQIKDMDERNQVLTTYLWIRQVWHDAYLKWDKEDYDDLEMINIPSDLVWKPDIVLYNKADEESAGGSSTNVKLRYNGEIVWDSPAITKSTCVVDVSYFPFDWQECKLTFGSWTYNGNQVDIIMGMDSGDLSDFVVNVEWECHGMPAVRNVMMYGCCSDPYTDITYTLLLKRRSLFYIFNLLLPCFLISFLAPLGFYLPADSGEKVSLGVTVLLALTVFQLLVAESMPPAESMPYIGKYYIATMTMITASTSLTIFIMNIHFCGAEAKPVPHWAKVLIIDYMSKIFFVYEVGENCTTPESEKTPLYPEEPANDADGYFHEYHRDGRPHEYSNGHGARHHGKHHKSQANGNANNSRHQYNHNSSNAARLERGEGRREPAQRYHHVRRAELVQTLNGETKEQLLYPTEKLQVPACPCCCPCLQHKQVVKNIQYIANCFREQKATCVKAAEWKKVAKVMDRFFMWIFFLMVFLMSILIIAKAS
- the rhoh gene encoding rho-related GTP-binding protein RhoH gives rise to the protein MNDVEEMSVKCVLVGDSAVGKTALLVRFTSETYPDTYKPTVFENTGVEVYMDGVQISLGLWDTAGNDNFRQIRPRSYQQADVVLVCYSVANPNSLASVHNKWIAEVREYLPKVPVLIVATKTDLREAGAHRGSCISAAEGRHLAHEVHAKGYLECSSLGNRGVQQVFEYAVRTAVNQVRKRARRRRFGINQCKVF